Proteins co-encoded in one Methylomonas albis genomic window:
- a CDS encoding non-ribosomal peptide synthetase/type I polyketide synthase, whose amino-acid sequence MVKSTDALMSRLRELNVKLWLDGDQLGCRAPKGVMSAELAAELSARKADILRYLQQAESSTAASHQSRIAAIPRHQPLPLSFGQQRLWFLEQLEGPSPTYNMPLAMRLEGSLDVLALEKALNEIMRRHEVLRSNFTLADEQAVIRIRETAACPLTVVEAKEAGAEQQRWIHQEARRCFDLANDPLVHATLVQWSDRSQLFLLTMHHIVSDGWSLGIFLRELVALYEAFSKGFPSPLPELSIQYLDYAHWQRQRLQGVILDRLLDYWRRQLSGAPELLALPTDRPRPPIQSYRGHSLNARLDADLSTRLQALSQTAGTTLFMTLLSGFALLLSRYSGQEDIVIGTPVANRNHADIEALIGLFINTLALRLDLSANPSVQELLARVRSTCLAAYEHQNLPFEQLVEALKPPRSLSYAPLFQVSFDLQNTSQDAIAMPGLSLYPVEQEAVAAKFDLSLSVEATATELLTVWNYNADLFDEASIIRMNGHYRTLLESMVAKPTQALSELALLDEHERRHILFATNATARSYPTVQSFLELFETQAQATPDRIALSCGYQSLSYRQLAQRVSKLASALQMLGVGAEALVALCLERSLDMVIGLLAIMRAGGAYIPLDPGYPPERLAAVLDDARPLLLLTQQALEASLPASGARVICLDRDREMLTDLARQNPHSPVLPAGSNTAYVIFTSGSTGRPKGVQIQHGSLLNFLMSMQREPGLSEQDSLLAVTTIAFDIAALEIYLPLISGAHLLLADRETALDGRQLQATLQCHGISHMQATPATWRLLLESDWKAPKPFNVLCGGEALPVALARQLLENGLRLWNLYGPTETTIWSSVREVLALRPDQEAVEPIGHPIQNTQIHILDKTHQPLPIGIVGELHIGGDGLARGYLNRPSLTADSYRPDAFTGKAGARLYRSGDLARRLPDGGFAFLGRQDHQVKIRGYRIELGDIEAALRQLPGVKHATVLAREDVPGDKRLVAYLLASPETALGINELRSHLKHSLPDYMLPAAFVFIAELPLTPNGKINRKALPAPDSVRPELTAGFAAPRNALENSIAEIWRQTLNLEHVGIDDNFFDLGGHSLLLTRVYESLRKQVSEPFALITLFQHPTIRSLASRLADQEAPSPLRIRATPSRRPDGNDDIAIIGLTGRFPGADDLQQFWNNLREGRESISFFSREELLESGIEAELIDLPHYVRANGILSDVAGFDAAFFGYTPAEAEIIDPQQRLFLENAWHTLEHAGYGTHSADTAIGVFAGCSHNGYLIRNLLPHLYSSDAHSIYQVILGSDKDFLSTRVSYALDLRGPSVSVQTACSTSLVAIHLACRSLLDSECDMALAGGVGLKIPQKSGYVHEQGMINSADGHCRAFDASADGTTWGSGLGIVLLKPLASALADRDAIHAVIKASAINNDGALKIGYTAPGVEGQAQVIANAQARANVAPDSISYIETHGTGTHLGDQIEIAALSQAFRSGTDNKQFCALGAVKTNIGHLDAAAGVAGLCKTVLALQHRQIPPTLHFERPNPEIDFEHSPFYVNDRLRDWPANGAPRRAGVSSFGIGGTNAHLIVEEAPPATSSASSRPWQLLILSARSLGAVENQRLELFHYLQEHPDINLADAAYTLGLGRRQFSQRIAVVCRDRQDAIIALQTTERCRSGHIAKNRTEAPGVAFLFPGQGSQYVAMGADLYRDEAVFRKHIDDCAERLLPELGLDLRQILYPSANETDQAPARLEQTWLTQPALFVTEYALAQLLMSWGIAPGAMIGHSLGEYVAACLAGVFDLETALMLVARRGRLIWEQPQGAMLAVSLPVDKTQALLGDQLSLAAINAAEACVVSGPFPAIAALKSRLENQAIACRQLQTSHAFHSSMMEAAITAFAEILSSVSLNPPRLPFISNLTGTWISPQQAVDPGYWAKHLRLTVNFEAGIATLLTDPDRLLLEVGPGAILSRLVRRHPLAGRHRCVLTSLAGPGSTETPPLLDSLGRLWCVGVDVDWAAFYAHEPRSRIPLPVYPFERQRYWIDPPAADVLPSTAQNPLKKPPLEEWFYLPGWKPTLTPRPLCDEDFAEQSLWLVFSDESGFSRLCIAKLQQAGQAVITVCQGDSYSQHGGDYRINPASADDYGRLIQSLEEKTFHKILHFWSLSAADVTGPEIFEQSQLNGYYSLLFLGRALAKQQHNEKIDITVISNHLHDVNGQGEIVPEKATLLGPCLVMPQEIPRLSCRCLDVSLASSSESGTADLLNRVLAEIAHDGNDPLLAYRGSRRLVPGFERVALGADGDSVRQLRRHGVYLITGGLGNIGLLLAKFLAETVQARLVLLGRSFFPTRSQWPEWLQNHPADDELSLKIQAIQTLENLGAEVVLLQADVADEKAMQLALAQVHSQFGALHGLIHAAGRLNDPSFVSALTDTGRRESQAQFGPKIHGLYVLEKLLRERQLDFCLLISSTSAVLGGLGFTAYSAANLFLDAFAARQNRVSTTPWLSTDWDAWQFTDTPQAEALSMQATESVEAFRRLISQVFSGRIIIATGDLEKRFKQWVRRENGLATPPANKLYTRPELSSSYSAPNSHSENQLTALWQNLLGFAEIGIDDDFFELGGDSMLAIRLLSGIKEKFARQLPLTVLLDKPSIRQLAQTLDQPEESRTFSPLVAIQSQGSLPAFFCVPGTGGNVLYFNELARCFAEYDRPFYALQAQGLDGLTPPLTRIEDIAALNVRALQKVQAQGPYYLGGHSFGSWVAFEMARQLQKAGHEVALLAILDTGSPAARDLSAIGGWDDSRWLVAVANTLGHLYEKPLSLNYEKIVDLTWSDQIELLAQCLAAQGITQPGTDAAEIRGFVEVYKTQARIDYRPIPDQPVKIALFRAREPLADFLDGMPEHLKNDASWGWQQYSKGAPILEYTPGDHLTMVTQPHVRRLTQLLHLALSLAQGNFND is encoded by the coding sequence ATGGTGAAATCCACCGATGCATTGATGTCCAGGCTGCGCGAGTTAAATGTCAAACTCTGGCTGGATGGCGATCAATTAGGTTGCCGGGCGCCCAAAGGGGTTATGAGCGCAGAGCTGGCCGCGGAATTATCCGCTCGCAAGGCCGACATCCTGCGCTATCTGCAACAAGCGGAATCCTCAACCGCAGCGTCTCATCAAAGCCGCATTGCCGCTATCCCGCGTCATCAACCTTTACCGCTGTCCTTCGGTCAACAACGTCTATGGTTTCTGGAACAACTGGAAGGCCCTTCACCGACCTATAACATGCCGCTGGCCATGCGACTGGAAGGATCGCTGGATGTGCTTGCGCTGGAAAAAGCCTTGAACGAAATCATGCGGCGACATGAGGTGTTGCGCAGCAATTTCACGCTGGCGGACGAACAAGCCGTCATCCGCATTCGGGAAACGGCGGCATGCCCGCTGACTGTTGTCGAAGCAAAAGAAGCAGGGGCCGAACAACAACGCTGGATTCACCAGGAAGCCCGGCGCTGTTTCGATCTCGCCAACGATCCGCTGGTACACGCCACCCTGGTGCAATGGAGCGATCGCTCGCAGCTGTTTCTACTGACCATGCACCACATCGTTTCCGACGGCTGGTCCCTAGGTATTTTTCTGCGCGAATTAGTCGCCCTCTACGAAGCCTTCAGCAAAGGCTTCCCGTCACCGCTGCCGGAGCTGTCGATCCAGTACCTCGATTACGCCCACTGGCAACGCCAACGCTTGCAAGGCGTCATCCTTGATCGACTGCTCGACTATTGGCGTCGGCAGCTATCCGGCGCCCCGGAACTGTTGGCTTTGCCAACCGACCGGCCCAGGCCGCCGATCCAAAGCTATCGCGGCCACAGCCTAAACGCCAGACTGGACGCCGACTTAAGCACGCGCTTGCAGGCACTCAGCCAAACGGCGGGCACCACGCTGTTCATGACCTTGCTGTCGGGGTTTGCGCTATTGCTTTCCCGCTACAGCGGCCAGGAGGACATCGTCATCGGTACGCCGGTCGCCAATCGCAACCATGCCGATATTGAAGCGCTGATCGGCTTATTCATCAACACCCTGGCGCTACGCCTGGATCTATCGGCTAATCCGTCGGTGCAAGAACTGCTGGCAAGGGTAAGAAGCACCTGTTTAGCGGCTTACGAACACCAGAACCTGCCCTTCGAGCAACTGGTCGAAGCGCTAAAACCGCCGCGCAGCCTCAGCTACGCGCCGCTGTTTCAGGTGTCGTTCGATCTGCAAAACACCTCGCAAGATGCCATCGCCATGCCCGGTCTGAGCCTGTATCCAGTCGAGCAAGAAGCCGTGGCGGCGAAATTCGACCTGAGTCTGTCCGTGGAAGCAACGGCTACCGAACTGCTGACGGTGTGGAATTACAATGCCGATTTGTTCGATGAAGCCAGCATCATCCGCATGAACGGCCATTACCGCACGCTGCTGGAGAGCATGGTCGCCAAGCCAACACAAGCCTTGAGTGAATTAGCGTTACTCGACGAGCACGAACGCCGGCATATTTTGTTTGCCACCAACGCCACTGCCCGAAGTTACCCAACCGTGCAAAGTTTTCTTGAACTGTTCGAAACCCAGGCACAAGCGACGCCGGACCGTATTGCGCTGAGTTGCGGCTATCAATCCCTCAGCTACCGGCAATTGGCTCAACGCGTGAGCAAGCTTGCCTCAGCCTTGCAGATGTTGGGCGTTGGCGCCGAAGCATTGGTCGCGCTTTGCCTGGAACGCTCCCTTGACATGGTCATCGGTCTATTGGCCATTATGCGCGCCGGTGGCGCCTATATTCCGCTGGACCCCGGCTATCCGCCGGAACGGCTGGCGGCGGTACTCGACGATGCACGCCCCTTGCTGTTGCTTACCCAACAAGCGCTGGAAGCCAGTCTGCCGGCAAGCGGTGCGCGGGTTATCTGCCTGGATAGGGACCGGGAAATGCTGACGGACTTGGCGCGGCAAAACCCGCATAGCCCCGTACTACCCGCCGGGTCTAACACCGCCTATGTGATTTTTACCTCCGGTTCGACCGGCAGGCCCAAAGGCGTGCAAATCCAGCATGGCTCGCTGCTGAATTTTCTGATGTCCATGCAGCGCGAACCTGGATTAAGCGAACAGGACTCGCTACTGGCGGTCACCACCATTGCTTTCGACATCGCCGCGCTGGAAATCTATTTACCGCTGATTAGCGGCGCGCATCTGCTATTGGCCGACCGCGAAACCGCGCTGGACGGCAGACAACTGCAAGCCACGCTGCAATGCCACGGCATCAGCCACATGCAGGCCACCCCGGCTACCTGGCGGCTATTGCTGGAATCGGACTGGAAAGCGCCAAAACCGTTTAACGTGTTATGCGGCGGCGAAGCCCTGCCGGTGGCCCTGGCCCGGCAACTGCTCGAAAACGGCTTGCGGCTGTGGAATCTCTACGGCCCCACGGAAACCACTATTTGGTCGTCGGTCCGCGAAGTGCTAGCCCTCCGCCCCGACCAAGAAGCTGTAGAACCGATAGGCCATCCGATACAAAACACCCAAATCCATATTCTGGACAAAACTCATCAACCGCTACCGATAGGTATTGTCGGCGAACTGCACATTGGCGGCGACGGCCTGGCTCGAGGCTATCTGAACCGTCCAAGCCTGACCGCGGACAGCTATCGGCCGGATGCCTTCACCGGCAAAGCCGGTGCGCGTCTGTATCGCAGCGGCGACCTCGCCCGCCGTTTGCCAGACGGCGGCTTCGCGTTTTTGGGCCGCCAAGACCACCAGGTGAAAATTCGAGGCTACCGCATTGAGCTGGGCGACATCGAAGCGGCCTTGCGCCAACTACCGGGCGTCAAACACGCCACTGTCCTGGCGCGAGAGGATGTACCCGGCGATAAACGCCTGGTCGCCTATCTGCTGGCCTCGCCCGAAACCGCCCTCGGCATCAATGAACTGCGCAGCCACCTGAAGCACAGCCTTCCTGACTATATGCTGCCCGCTGCCTTTGTCTTTATAGCCGAGCTGCCACTAACCCCCAACGGCAAGATTAACCGCAAAGCACTGCCTGCCCCGGACTCGGTCCGCCCGGAATTAACCGCCGGCTTTGCCGCACCGCGCAACGCGCTGGAAAACAGCATTGCCGAAATTTGGCGGCAAACCCTCAACCTGGAACACGTCGGCATCGACGATAACTTTTTCGACTTGGGCGGGCACTCGCTATTGCTCACCCGCGTCTATGAAAGCCTGCGCAAACAGGTCAGCGAACCGTTTGCGCTGATTACTTTATTTCAGCATCCCACGATCCGCAGCCTCGCCTCCCGGCTTGCCGATCAGGAAGCGCCAAGCCCACTGCGCATCAGGGCAACGCCTTCACGCCGGCCTGACGGCAACGACGACATTGCCATCATCGGCTTGACCGGCCGTTTTCCGGGCGCCGACGATCTGCAGCAATTCTGGAACAATCTGCGGGAAGGCCGCGAGTCGATCAGTTTTTTCAGTCGCGAAGAATTGCTGGAATCCGGTATAGAGGCCGAATTAATCGACTTGCCGCATTACGTGCGCGCCAACGGCATACTGTCGGATGTGGCCGGTTTCGATGCGGCTTTTTTCGGTTATACGCCGGCCGAAGCGGAAATTATCGATCCGCAACAGCGGCTGTTTTTAGAAAATGCCTGGCATACGCTGGAACATGCCGGCTACGGCACTCACAGCGCAGATACCGCTATCGGCGTTTTTGCCGGTTGTAGTCATAACGGCTATCTAATCCGTAATTTGCTGCCGCACTTGTATAGCAGCGACGCCCACTCGATTTATCAGGTCATTCTGGGCAGCGACAAAGACTTTTTATCCACCCGCGTCTCTTACGCGCTGGATTTAAGAGGCCCCAGCGTCAGCGTACAAACCGCCTGTTCCACCTCGCTGGTCGCCATCCACCTGGCTTGCCGCAGCCTGCTGGATAGCGAATGCGACATGGCCTTGGCCGGCGGGGTCGGTTTAAAAATTCCGCAAAAATCCGGCTATGTGCATGAACAAGGCATGATCAACTCCGCCGATGGTCACTGTCGCGCGTTCGACGCCAGCGCCGACGGCACCACCTGGGGCAGCGGCTTGGGCATTGTCCTGTTGAAACCGCTGGCGTCGGCCTTGGCCGACCGCGACGCCATACACGCGGTGATCAAGGCCTCGGCCATCAACAACGATGGCGCGCTCAAAATCGGTTACACCGCCCCCGGCGTCGAAGGCCAAGCGCAAGTGATCGCCAATGCCCAGGCACGAGCCAACGTTGCCCCCGACAGCATTTCCTACATCGAAACCCACGGCACCGGGACGCATTTGGGCGATCAAATCGAAATTGCCGCATTGAGCCAAGCATTTCGTTCGGGAACCGACAACAAACAGTTTTGTGCGTTGGGAGCGGTAAAAACCAACATCGGCCATTTGGATGCCGCCGCGGGGGTTGCCGGTCTCTGTAAAACCGTGCTGGCCCTGCAACACCGGCAAATTCCGCCGACTCTACATTTTGAACGGCCCAATCCGGAAATCGACTTCGAACACAGTCCGTTTTATGTCAACGACCGGCTACGCGATTGGCCCGCCAATGGCGCGCCGCGCCGCGCCGGTGTCAGTTCGTTCGGCATTGGCGGCACCAATGCCCATTTGATCGTGGAAGAAGCGCCGCCGGCAACCAGTAGCGCATCGTCCCGGCCCTGGCAATTGTTGATTCTATCGGCGCGCAGCCTCGGCGCCGTGGAAAACCAACGGCTCGAGCTGTTCCATTATTTGCAAGAGCACCCCGACATTAACCTGGCCGACGCGGCTTATACCCTGGGACTGGGGCGACGGCAGTTTTCCCAGCGCATTGCCGTGGTTTGCCGAGACCGGCAAGACGCAATAATCGCACTCCAGACCACCGAACGCTGCCGCTCGGGACATATCGCCAAGAACCGGACCGAAGCGCCCGGCGTCGCATTTCTGTTTCCAGGCCAAGGCAGCCAGTATGTCGCCATGGGCGCCGATCTTTACCGTGACGAAGCCGTGTTTCGCAAACACATCGATGATTGTGCGGAACGGCTGCTCCCGGAATTAGGCCTGGATCTGCGGCAAATCCTCTACCCCTCGGCGAATGAAACAGATCAAGCCCCTGCCCGATTGGAGCAAACCTGGTTGACCCAACCTGCTCTGTTCGTCACCGAATATGCCCTGGCCCAACTGTTGATGTCATGGGGCATCGCACCCGGCGCCATGATCGGACACAGTCTTGGGGAATATGTAGCCGCTTGTTTAGCCGGCGTATTCGATCTGGAGACCGCCCTGATGCTGGTGGCCAGGCGGGGCCGGCTGATCTGGGAACAACCGCAAGGCGCCATGCTCGCCGTTTCTCTGCCGGTCGACAAAACCCAAGCCTTGCTGGGCGACCAGCTATCGTTGGCGGCGATTAACGCCGCCGAAGCCTGCGTGGTGTCAGGCCCGTTCCCGGCCATTGCGGCGCTAAAATCTCGGTTGGAGAACCAGGCTATCGCTTGTCGCCAATTGCAAACCTCGCACGCGTTCCATTCAAGCATGATGGAAGCGGCGATAACCGCTTTCGCCGAAATTTTGAGTAGCGTAAGTTTAAATCCGCCGCGTCTGCCGTTTATTTCCAACCTGACGGGGACTTGGATAAGCCCGCAACAAGCGGTCGATCCGGGATACTGGGCAAAACACTTACGCCTGACGGTCAATTTTGAAGCCGGCATCGCTACCCTGTTAACCGATCCTGATCGGCTGCTGTTAGAAGTCGGACCCGGCGCCATATTGAGCCGATTGGTTCGACGTCATCCATTAGCCGGGCGTCATCGCTGCGTGTTGACCTCGCTAGCAGGTCCGGGCAGTACTGAAACACCGCCGTTGCTGGATAGCCTGGGCCGATTGTGGTGCGTCGGCGTCGACGTCGATTGGGCGGCTTTTTACGCCCACGAACCACGTTCCCGCATTCCCTTGCCGGTTTATCCTTTCGAAAGACAGCGCTATTGGATAGACCCGCCAGCCGCTGATGTTTTACCCTCCACAGCGCAAAATCCGCTAAAAAAACCTCCGCTGGAGGAATGGTTTTATCTGCCGGGATGGAAGCCGACGCTCACGCCGCGACCACTGTGCGACGAAGATTTCGCCGAGCAATCGCTGTGGCTAGTGTTTAGCGATGAGTCCGGTTTCAGTCGGCTCTGCATCGCCAAACTGCAACAGGCCGGACAAGCGGTCATTACGGTTTGCCAGGGCGATAGCTATAGCCAACATGGCGGCGACTATCGTATCAACCCGGCTTCAGCAGACGATTATGGCCGCTTGATTCAATCGCTTGAAGAAAAGACTTTTCACAAAATCCTGCATTTCTGGAGTCTCAGTGCCGCCGATGTCACCGGCCCGGAAATTTTTGAACAGTCTCAACTCAACGGCTATTACAGTCTGCTGTTTCTGGGCCGCGCCCTGGCTAAACAACAACACAACGAGAAAATCGACATCACCGTGATCTCCAATCATCTACACGATGTCAACGGCCAGGGTGAAATCGTTCCGGAAAAAGCCACGCTGCTCGGCCCGTGTTTGGTCATGCCGCAGGAGATACCCCGCCTAAGCTGCCGCTGTCTGGATGTCAGCCTCGCCTCAAGCAGCGAAAGCGGCACAGCCGATCTGCTTAATCGAGTGCTGGCGGAAATAGCGCACGATGGCAACGATCCGCTGCTCGCATACCGGGGTAGCCGGCGGCTGGTGCCAGGCTTTGAGCGGGTAGCGCTCGGCGCCGATGGCGATAGCGTCCGGCAACTGCGCCGGCACGGGGTCTATCTAATCACAGGCGGCCTGGGTAATATCGGCCTGTTACTCGCCAAGTTTCTGGCTGAAACCGTGCAAGCCCGGCTGGTATTGCTAGGCCGTTCGTTTTTTCCGACACGTTCCCAGTGGCCGGAGTGGCTGCAAAATCACCCTGCCGACGACGAACTGAGCCTTAAAATTCAAGCCATTCAAACCCTGGAAAACTTAGGGGCGGAGGTAGTGCTGCTGCAAGCCGATGTCGCCGACGAAAAAGCCATGCAGCTGGCGCTTGCGCAAGTCCATAGCCAATTCGGCGCGTTGCACGGCCTTATCCATGCTGCGGGTCGCTTGAACGATCCGTCCTTCGTGAGTGCGTTGACCGACACAGGCCGACGCGAATCGCAAGCCCAATTCGGCCCTAAAATTCACGGCCTGTATGTTTTGGAAAAACTATTGCGCGAACGGCAGCTGGATTTTTGTTTGCTGATTTCCTCAACCTCGGCGGTATTGGGCGGGCTGGGATTTACCGCCTACAGCGCCGCCAATCTGTTCCTCGACGCCTTCGCCGCCAGGCAAAACCGTGTTAGCACCACTCCCTGGCTTTCGACCGACTGGGATGCCTGGCAATTTACCGATACGCCCCAAGCGGAAGCATTGTCCATGCAAGCCACGGAATCCGTGGAAGCTTTTCGGCGGCTTATTTCCCAAGTTTTTTCCGGTAGGATCATCATCGCCACCGGCGACTTGGAAAAGCGATTTAAGCAATGGGTACGCCGGGAAAACGGCTTGGCAACACCGCCGGCCAATAAACTCTATACTCGCCCCGAACTATCCAGCAGCTATTCCGCGCCAAACAGCCACAGCGAAAACCAGCTGACGGCGCTTTGGCAAAATTTGTTGGGATTTGCGGAAATCGGTATAGACGATGATTTCTTTGAATTGGGCGGCGACTCGATGCTGGCTATCCGCTTGCTCAGCGGCATCAAAGAAAAATTCGCTCGGCAATTGCCTTTGACTGTGCTTTTGGATAAACCGAGTATTCGCCAACTGGCACAAACACTTGACCAGCCGGAAGAAAGCCGGACATTCTCGCCACTGGTCGCGATTCAATCTCAAGGCTCGCTCCCGGCTTTTTTCTGCGTCCCCGGCACCGGCGGCAATGTCTTGTATTTTAATGAGTTGGCTCGTTGTTTTGCGGAATACGACCGCCCATTCTACGCACTGCAAGCGCAGGGACTGGATGGCCTTACTCCGCCGTTGACCCGGATAGAAGACATCGCCGCGCTGAATGTCCGCGCTCTACAAAAAGTTCAAGCCCAGGGGCCCTATTATTTGGGCGGGCATTCCTTCGGCAGTTGGGTGGCGTTCGAAATGGCGCGGCAATTACAAAAAGCCGGACACGAAGTGGCATTATTGGCCATTCTGGACACCGGCTCACCCGCTGCCAGAGACCTCTCCGCCATCGGCGGCTGGGACGATAGCCGCTGGTTAGTCGCGGTTGCCAATACACTGGGCCATCTCTACGAAAAACCCTTGTCATTAAACTATGAAAAAATCGTCGATCTGACCTGGAGCGATCAAATCGAACTGTTAGCCCAATGCTTGGCGGCGCAAGGCATTACCCAACCCGGTACCGATGCCGCTGAAATCCGCGGTTTTGTCGAAGTCTACAAAACCCAGGCGCGAATTGATTATCGTCCTATCCCTGATCAACCGGTGAAAATCGCCTTATTTCGCGCCCGCGAGCCGCTGGCGGATTTCCTGGATGGGATGCCGGAGCATTTGAAAAACGATGCCAGCTGGGGTTGGCAACAATACAGCAAGGGCGCGCCGATATTGGAATACACACCGGGCGATCACCTAACCATGGTTACCCAACCCCATGTCCGGCGGCTTACACAACTTTTACATCTTGCACTATCTTTAGCCCAAGGAAATTTCAATGACTAA
- a CDS encoding amidohydrolase family protein, with protein MLDISQFHGRLNDLDTHIQPSPNNYSIAAGEVGRYFADMYQQMLENAPAEEAAKIAKWVGEESREYTEETVWQIKGSAAPGAFSSDGRLKTLDYMGVNRSFIFSDPGIQGAAFANNELGLATMRHWNDFIIDFGKLNPNRLRSVAILNTHNIDVATKEAERVLKAGGRAFVLASSVPPGDASPAHANMDKLWHLIQEADATAILHAGGEHGFMASDSWAKGVDHLCFQPTDMTSEGEQVNTYIFSSMYYSPQNFLSTLLLGGVFERFPRLRFAVIELGALWLGPMATHLDQVAAIYNGRLSSALSMKPSEYIRRNIRVTPYRFEPVADYIERYGFEECYCYNSDFPHPEGGTRPMQEFVDHIDRLGQQHAEKFFVTNAEWVLPALS; from the coding sequence ATGCTGGACATTAGCCAATTCCACGGCCGCCTGAACGACCTTGATACTCATATTCAACCTTCCCCGAATAACTACTCGATAGCCGCCGGAGAAGTCGGTAGATATTTCGCCGATATGTATCAGCAAATGCTGGAAAATGCCCCCGCGGAAGAAGCGGCAAAAATCGCCAAGTGGGTGGGCGAAGAATCTCGGGAATATACCGAAGAGACCGTATGGCAAATCAAAGGCTCGGCCGCACCCGGTGCGTTTAGTTCCGACGGCCGCTTGAAAACATTGGATTATATGGGCGTTAACCGATCTTTCATCTTCTCGGATCCCGGCATTCAAGGCGCGGCATTTGCCAATAACGAGCTAGGCCTTGCCACCATGCGCCACTGGAATGACTTTATCATCGATTTCGGCAAGCTCAACCCCAACCGGCTGCGCTCGGTAGCCATATTGAATACGCATAACATTGACGTTGCCACGAAAGAAGCCGAGCGAGTTCTGAAAGCAGGCGGACGGGCATTTGTTTTGGCCAGTTCGGTTCCGCCCGGCGACGCTTCGCCTGCCCACGCCAACATGGATAAACTATGGCATCTGATCCAGGAGGCAGACGCCACCGCCATTCTTCATGCCGGCGGCGAACATGGATTTATGGCCAGCGATTCCTGGGCTAAGGGCGTCGATCACCTCTGCTTTCAACCCACGGATATGACATCCGAAGGCGAACAGGTTAATACCTATATATTTTCTTCCATGTATTACTCGCCGCAGAATTTTCTGTCCACACTCCTGCTCGGCGGCGTCTTCGAACGTTTTCCAAGACTCCGCTTCGCCGTCATCGAATTGGGCGCATTATGGCTAGGACCAATGGCTACTCATCTGGATCAAGTCGCAGCCATTTACAATGGACGTTTATCATCTGCGCTGTCCATGAAACCTTCCGAATATATCCGCCGCAACATCCGCGTGACCCCCTATCGCTTCGAGCCCGTCGCTGATTACATCGAACGTTACGGATTCGAAGAATGCTATTGCTACAACAGCGACTTTCCTCACCCGGAAGGCGGCACCAGACCCATGCAGGAGTTTGTCGATCATATCGACCGGCTGGGTCAACAACATGCGGAAAAATTTTTCGTCACCAATGCAGAGTGGGTACTGCCCGCATTGAGCTGA